A single region of the Paramicrobacterium fandaimingii genome encodes:
- a CDS encoding thiamine pyrophosphate-dependent enzyme, whose amino-acid sequence MLAADGTFAPTPAAEKYLPVLDGLTDDDHTQFLRDMVTTRTLDLEAANLQRQGQLALWAPAVGQEAAQVGSARAARAQDTFFPSYREHAAALIRGVDPLGILALYRGVTLGGWDPNDPKNGNFRLYTLVLGAQTLHASGYAMGITFRGEAATGNPESDKAVIVYFGDGSTSEGDVNESMIFAASYQTPQVFFLQNNQWAISVPVSRQSRTPLYKRAAGFGLDSVHVDGNDVLASYAVSRQHLENARGGKGPQFIEADTYRVGAHTTSDDPTKYRTADELDSWVARDPIARFGTWLRSQGAADSLFDEIDDEAKDHAADARRRCLELQSPDRDAMFDFVYSEEHSLIDDQAEWLDAYEASLEGGADQ is encoded by the coding sequence ATGCTCGCAGCCGACGGAACCTTTGCTCCGACGCCGGCGGCAGAGAAATACCTTCCGGTGCTCGACGGACTGACAGACGACGACCATACGCAGTTTCTGCGCGACATGGTGACGACGCGCACGCTCGACCTCGAGGCTGCGAACCTGCAGCGGCAGGGCCAGCTTGCATTGTGGGCCCCTGCTGTCGGCCAAGAGGCGGCGCAGGTGGGCTCCGCGCGGGCCGCTCGTGCGCAAGACACGTTCTTCCCCTCGTATCGGGAGCACGCCGCCGCCCTGATCCGCGGCGTAGATCCTCTCGGCATCCTCGCTCTCTATCGGGGTGTGACCCTAGGCGGGTGGGACCCGAACGACCCGAAGAACGGCAACTTCCGCCTGTACACGCTCGTGCTCGGTGCGCAGACGCTGCACGCCAGCGGGTACGCCATGGGCATCACCTTCCGGGGAGAGGCGGCGACCGGCAATCCGGAGTCAGACAAGGCGGTGATCGTCTACTTCGGCGACGGATCGACGAGCGAGGGCGACGTCAATGAATCGATGATCTTTGCCGCCAGCTACCAGACGCCGCAGGTGTTCTTTCTGCAGAACAACCAGTGGGCAATCTCCGTTCCGGTCAGCAGACAGTCGCGCACGCCGCTGTACAAGCGCGCGGCCGGGTTCGGTCTCGACAGCGTGCACGTTGACGGCAACGACGTGCTGGCAAGCTACGCGGTGTCCAGACAGCACCTGGAGAATGCGCGCGGCGGCAAAGGCCCGCAATTCATCGAGGCCGACACCTACCGTGTCGGCGCGCACACGACGAGCGACGATCCCACGAAATACCGCACGGCAGACGAGCTCGACTCCTGGGTTGCTCGCGATCCGATCGCTCGCTTCGGAACCTGGCTGCGTTCGCAAGGCGCGGCAGACAGCCTCTTTGACGAGATCGATGACGAGGCAAAAGACCACGCAGCCGATGCTCGCAGGCGCTGCCTCGAACTCCAGAGCCCCGATCGCGATGCGATGTTCGACTTCGTGTACAGCGAAGAGCATTCGCTCATCGACGACCAGGCCGAATGGCTCGACGCCTATGAGGCGAGCTTGGAAGGCGGTGCAGACCAATGA
- a CDS encoding glycine betaine ABC transporter substrate-binding protein yields MKKRILAVAAMATAAVLGVTGCSGDAGGSGGGSEDKGDITIGVFNGWPEGEAASYLWKSILEEKGYNVELEYADAGPVFAGVADGTYDFALDGWLPLTHADYFKKFEGDIVDLGAWNEDAKLTFAVNADAPIDSLEELAANADKFGNKIIGIEAGAGLTKATQDAVIPEYGLEDMEFITSSTPAMLAELKKALDADENIVVTLWRPHWAYDAFDIKDLKDPKKALGETESIHTFTSTSFEEDFSEVNGWLKNFKMDSDLLFSLENVMYNTDEEIKDFTPVVEDWIAENQDYVDGLTK; encoded by the coding sequence ATGAAGAAGCGTATTCTCGCTGTAGCCGCCATGGCTACGGCCGCTGTTCTCGGCGTGACGGGATGCTCCGGCGACGCCGGCGGCTCCGGCGGAGGCAGCGAAGACAAGGGCGACATCACCATCGGCGTCTTCAACGGATGGCCCGAGGGTGAGGCTGCCTCGTACCTCTGGAAGTCGATTCTCGAGGAAAAGGGCTACAACGTCGAGCTTGAGTATGCCGACGCGGGTCCCGTGTTCGCCGGTGTTGCCGACGGAACATATGACTTCGCTCTCGATGGCTGGCTGCCGCTGACGCACGCTGACTACTTCAAGAAGTTCGAGGGCGACATCGTCGACCTCGGCGCGTGGAACGAAGACGCCAAGCTCACCTTCGCCGTGAACGCCGACGCGCCCATCGACTCGCTTGAAGAGCTTGCTGCCAATGCCGACAAGTTTGGCAACAAGATCATCGGCATCGAGGCAGGCGCTGGCCTCACCAAGGCGACGCAGGACGCTGTCATTCCGGAGTACGGCCTCGAGGACATGGAATTCATCACGTCGTCGACTCCGGCCATGCTCGCCGAGCTCAAGAAGGCACTCGACGCCGACGAGAACATCGTTGTGACGCTGTGGCGCCCACACTGGGCATATGACGCCTTCGACATCAAGGACCTCAAGGACCCGAAGAAGGCCCTTGGCGAGACTGAGTCGATCCACACGTTCACGAGCACCAGCTTCGAAGAGGACTTCTCTGAGGTGAACGGGTGGCTGAAGAACTTCAAGATGGACTCAGACCTGCTCTTCTCGCTTGAGAACGTCATGTACAACACCGACGAGGAGATCAAGGACTTCACGCCGGTTGTCGAGGACTGGATCGCCGAGAACCAGGACTACGTCGACGGACTCACCAAGTAG
- a CDS encoding phage holin family protein, with protein sequence MRFLLQVIVNGVAIWLTTLIVGGITMTSFGAEWWQIGLSYAVVALIFAIVNGIIRPIIKVVAFPIYILTLGLISFIVNGLLLLLTAWLSSLFGFGLQVEGFWWGVLGALVIGIINWFIGLFVRPKRAQS encoded by the coding sequence ATGAGGTTCCTTCTGCAGGTCATCGTGAACGGCGTGGCAATCTGGCTGACCACGCTCATCGTCGGCGGCATCACCATGACGTCGTTTGGTGCCGAATGGTGGCAAATCGGGCTGAGTTACGCCGTCGTCGCGTTGATCTTCGCGATCGTCAACGGCATCATCCGGCCCATCATCAAGGTTGTCGCGTTCCCCATCTACATCCTCACGCTCGGCCTGATCTCGTTCATCGTAAACGGGCTTCTGCTGCTGCTCACCGCGTGGCTGAGCAGCCTGTTCGGGTTCGGGCTGCAGGTCGAGGGGTTCTGGTGGGGCGTGCTTGGCGCTCTCGTCATCGGAATCATCAACTGGTTCATCGGACTGTTCGTGCGTCCGAAGCGGGCGCAGTCGTAG
- a CDS encoding dihydrolipoamide acetyltransferase family protein, with amino-acid sequence MSESEFPLPDVGEGLTEAEIVQWKVAAGDSVELNQVLVEIETAKSLVELPSPFEGTIGRLLVEEGATVDVGTPIVTVQSTEADASTAPTREAEAVAADTKSTIEPEESGEGAVLVGYGTGAGAPSRRRAKRRINTQPAPPASVPAAAAGPIIAKPPIRKLAKDLGVDLSVVEGTGLAGEITRDDVVRHAGQASVFRNIETPEWSEDREERVPVKGVRKQVAQAMVSSKFSAPHVSVFVDVDATRTMEFTKRLKASPDFAGVKVSPLLIMARAMIWAVRRNPSVNATWTDEEIIIHHYVNLGIAAATPRGLLVPNVKEAQSMTLLELATALEQLTLTARDGKTQPSDMQKGTITLTNIGVFGMDTGTPILNPGEVGIVAMGTIKQKPWVFDGEVRPRFVTTIGGSFDHRVVDGDVVSRFVADVASIIEEPALLLD; translated from the coding sequence ATGAGCGAGTCAGAGTTCCCCCTTCCCGATGTCGGCGAGGGCCTCACCGAAGCCGAGATCGTGCAGTGGAAGGTTGCTGCGGGAGATTCCGTCGAGCTGAACCAGGTGCTCGTTGAGATCGAGACGGCGAAGTCGCTTGTTGAGCTGCCGTCTCCGTTCGAAGGAACGATTGGGCGACTTCTCGTGGAAGAAGGCGCGACTGTCGACGTGGGAACCCCCATCGTCACCGTGCAGAGCACAGAGGCGGATGCCTCGACTGCGCCGACCCGTGAGGCAGAAGCCGTTGCCGCCGATACGAAGTCGACGATCGAGCCGGAGGAATCGGGAGAAGGGGCGGTGCTCGTCGGCTACGGAACCGGCGCGGGGGCCCCGAGCCGGCGCCGCGCGAAGCGACGCATCAACACCCAACCGGCTCCTCCGGCATCCGTTCCGGCCGCCGCGGCGGGCCCAATCATCGCCAAGCCGCCGATTCGCAAATTGGCAAAAGATCTCGGCGTCGACCTCAGCGTCGTCGAGGGCACCGGCCTCGCCGGCGAGATCACCCGTGACGACGTCGTGCGCCACGCGGGGCAGGCGAGCGTGTTCCGCAACATCGAGACACCCGAGTGGAGTGAAGACCGCGAAGAGCGCGTTCCGGTCAAGGGCGTGCGCAAGCAAGTTGCGCAGGCCATGGTGTCGTCGAAGTTCTCGGCACCGCACGTGAGTGTTTTCGTCGACGTGGATGCCACGCGCACGATGGAGTTCACCAAGCGCCTCAAGGCGTCACCGGACTTCGCCGGCGTGAAAGTGTCTCCTCTGCTGATCATGGCTCGCGCAATGATCTGGGCGGTACGTCGCAACCCCAGCGTCAATGCAACGTGGACCGACGAAGAGATCATCATTCACCACTACGTCAACCTGGGGATCGCCGCGGCGACGCCGCGCGGTCTGCTCGTGCCGAACGTCAAGGAAGCGCAGTCGATGACGCTGCTCGAACTGGCAACGGCGCTCGAGCAGCTGACGCTCACCGCCCGCGACGGCAAGACGCAGCCGAGCGATATGCAAAAGGGAACGATCACCCTGACGAACATCGGCGTGTTCGGTATGGACACGGGAACGCCGATTCTCAATCCGGGCGAGGTCGGCATCGTGGCAATGGGCACGATCAAGCAGAAGCCCTGGGTTTTCGATGGGGAAGTTCGCCCGCGATTCGTCACGACGATCGGGGGGTCATTCGACCACCGCGTCGTCGACGGCGACGTGGTGTCGCGATTTGTCGCCGACGTGGCATCGATCATCGAGGAGCCCGCGCTCCTGCTCGATTGA
- a CDS encoding low molecular weight protein-tyrosine-phosphatase, which translates to MSRATEIVPFSICFVCAGNICRSPMAEIVFLSRARQAGLSQWVTATSAGIGDWHVGERADQRTLDALSARGYDGSMHRAKQFDENWFPNLDLVVALDRTHLRSLQHSAPTASDQTKVSLLMSFDDSADRTWDVPDPYYSSAETFDQVLGMIERASLALFRQLEPAIRQGALR; encoded by the coding sequence ATGTCGCGCGCCACCGAGATCGTTCCCTTCTCGATCTGCTTTGTCTGCGCGGGAAACATCTGCCGGTCGCCGATGGCCGAGATCGTCTTTCTGTCGCGCGCCCGTCAGGCGGGACTCTCCCAGTGGGTAACCGCCACATCGGCGGGCATCGGCGATTGGCACGTCGGCGAGCGCGCAGACCAGCGAACGCTCGACGCGCTCTCAGCCCGCGGCTACGACGGCTCGATGCACAGGGCGAAGCAGTTCGACGAAAATTGGTTTCCGAACCTCGACCTCGTCGTTGCCCTCGACCGCACGCATCTGCGTTCGCTGCAGCACAGCGCGCCGACGGCATCCGATCAGACAAAGGTGTCTCTGCTCATGTCGTTCGACGATTCTGCGGACCGAACATGGGACGTTCCCGACCCGTACTACTCGAGCGCGGAAACCTTCGACCAGGTTCTTGGGATGATAGAGAGAGCGAGCCTGGCTCTGTTCCGCCAGCTCGAGCCCGCAATCCGACAGGGAGCCCTTCGATGA
- a CDS encoding alpha-ketoacid dehydrogenase subunit beta, producing MTETLESPAVAASGITTMPMAKALNAGLRAAMADDNVLLMGEDIGPLGGVFRVTEGLHAEFGENRVLDTPLAESGIIGTAIGLAMNGFRPVCEIQFDGFVFPGFNQITTQLAKLTNKHMGALSMPVVIRIPYGGHIGAVEHHQESPETYFAHTPGLRVLSPSTPNDAYWMIQEAIASNDPVVFFEPKSRYWQKGEVDLSSHGAPLHSSRVVRQGSDATIVAHGAMVTTALQAAELASGEGISLEVVDLRSISPLDYEPLLASVRKTGRLVVAQEASGFVSVGSEIAATVAERAFYSLEAPVLRVSGFDVPFPAARLEKQFLPDADRILEAVDRSLAY from the coding sequence ATGACAGAGACACTCGAGTCCCCAGCTGTCGCGGCATCCGGAATCACGACGATGCCCATGGCCAAGGCGCTGAACGCCGGACTGCGCGCAGCAATGGCCGATGACAATGTGCTGTTGATGGGCGAAGACATCGGCCCGCTCGGCGGCGTCTTTCGTGTGACCGAGGGGCTGCACGCAGAGTTCGGCGAGAACCGCGTTCTCGATACTCCACTTGCTGAGTCCGGAATCATCGGCACGGCGATCGGCCTCGCGATGAACGGCTTTCGGCCCGTGTGTGAGATTCAATTCGACGGCTTCGTGTTTCCCGGGTTCAACCAGATAACGACGCAGCTGGCCAAACTCACGAACAAGCACATGGGCGCGCTGTCAATGCCCGTCGTGATCCGCATTCCCTACGGCGGCCACATCGGAGCGGTTGAGCACCACCAAGAGAGCCCCGAAACCTACTTCGCGCACACTCCCGGGCTGCGCGTGCTCAGCCCGTCTACCCCGAACGACGCGTACTGGATGATCCAAGAGGCGATCGCCTCGAACGACCCCGTCGTGTTCTTCGAGCCGAAGAGTCGTTACTGGCAGAAGGGCGAGGTCGACCTCAGCTCGCACGGAGCGCCGCTGCACTCGAGCCGCGTCGTGCGGCAGGGAAGCGACGCAACGATCGTCGCCCATGGCGCGATGGTGACGACGGCTCTGCAAGCTGCCGAGCTGGCATCGGGGGAGGGCATCAGCCTCGAAGTTGTCGACCTGCGCTCGATCTCCCCCCTCGACTATGAGCCGCTGCTCGCAAGCGTGCGCAAAACGGGTCGGCTCGTCGTCGCGCAGGAAGCATCCGGATTCGTCTCGGTCGGATCCGAGATCGCGGCAACCGTCGCCGAGCGAGCGTTCTACTCGCTTGAAGCGCCCGTGCTGCGGGTGTCAGGCTTCGACGTTCCCTTCCCCGCCGCGCGCCTCGAGAAGCAGTTTCTTCCCGACGCCGACCGCATCCTCGAGGCCGTTGACCGGTCTCTCGCCTACTAG
- a CDS encoding metal ABC transporter ATP-binding protein, which translates to MTQQHKHPSDPVVSLRDAGLRFGDRSLWSNLALDVCPGEFLAVLGPNGSGKTSLLKALLGQQELSSGSLSINGHPVRRGDRQIGYIPQQKLIPAGTPMRARDLVALGVNGHRFGIPRSRRAEKKRVDELLDAVGATLYAEEPVGSLSGGEQQRLRVGQALAADPSILLCDEPLLSLDLHHQRAVSELIDARRRDAGTAVLFVTHDVNPVLNMVDRILYLAGGRFLEGTPDEVLRSDVLSKLYGTPVECIRTGGRVVVVGIPDAETTHHHHHDHHPDHEGAA; encoded by the coding sequence GTGACGCAGCAGCACAAGCACCCCAGCGACCCGGTTGTCTCTCTGCGAGACGCCGGGCTTCGCTTTGGCGACCGATCGCTGTGGTCGAATCTCGCTCTCGACGTCTGCCCTGGAGAGTTTCTCGCGGTGCTCGGCCCGAACGGGTCAGGGAAAACGTCGTTGCTCAAGGCGCTTCTCGGCCAGCAGGAGCTCTCGTCGGGCAGCCTCAGCATCAACGGGCACCCCGTGCGCCGCGGAGACCGCCAGATCGGTTACATTCCGCAGCAGAAGCTGATTCCCGCAGGCACCCCGATGCGCGCTCGTGACCTCGTTGCCCTCGGCGTCAACGGTCACCGATTCGGCATTCCACGGTCTCGCCGTGCGGAGAAGAAGCGCGTCGACGAGCTCCTTGATGCCGTCGGGGCCACCTTATACGCAGAGGAACCGGTCGGCAGTCTGTCTGGCGGAGAGCAGCAGCGGCTGCGCGTCGGTCAGGCGCTTGCGGCGGACCCCAGCATCCTGCTCTGCGACGAACCGCTGCTGAGTCTCGATCTTCACCATCAGAGAGCGGTGAGCGAGCTCATCGATGCTCGCAGGCGAGACGCGGGAACGGCGGTGCTCTTCGTCACGCACGATGTGAATCCCGTGCTGAACATGGTCGACAGGATTCTGTATCTCGCCGGCGGACGCTTTCTCGAGGGGACGCCAGACGAGGTGCTGCGTTCTGACGTGCTCTCGAAGCTCTATGGAACGCCCGTCGAATGCATTCGCACAGGCGGCCGCGTCGTTGTCGTCGGCATTCCGGATGCCGAGACGACACACCATCACCATCATGACCACCATCCCGATCACGAGGGCGCCGCATG
- a CDS encoding quaternary amine ABC transporter ATP-binding protein produces MSETVALTAQNLYKVFGRRPKEVIKRLKAGESRDSLTSQGTAAVIDASFEVKHGEIFVVMGLSGSGKSTLIRMLNGLWDTSEGNVTIGDTAITGISDKDLRDVRRKRISMVFQHFALLPHRTVLDNVAYGLEIQGMTKAERQQKALEWVGRVGLTGWEDKLPSQLSGGMQQRVGLARALAADTDILLMDEAFSALDPLIRREMQEQLVELQQELGKTIIFITHDLNEAMFLGDRIAVMRDGRIVQIGAPDDILTDPANDYVAQFVQDVDRARVLTASGVMEPARSVITATAGPRGALRTMRDLQTSAAFVVGNGRKLLGVVRDRDVMRAVKDGEKDIMSILRHDTPTVSPDQHLVDLFGISAESTLPVAVIDDEDRLLGAIPRVTLLASLGNVPSTTTEIPVVEPASTIPVETMTETLLESGGEEATADETAASNEGSAN; encoded by the coding sequence GTGTCAGAAACCGTTGCGCTCACAGCGCAGAATCTCTACAAAGTCTTCGGGCGGCGCCCCAAAGAGGTCATTAAGCGACTCAAGGCTGGCGAATCGCGTGATTCGCTGACTTCGCAGGGAACCGCCGCCGTCATTGACGCCAGCTTCGAGGTCAAACACGGCGAGATCTTCGTCGTCATGGGCCTGAGTGGCTCGGGCAAGTCGACGCTCATCCGCATGCTCAATGGCTTGTGGGACACGAGCGAAGGCAACGTGACCATCGGTGACACGGCGATTACCGGAATTTCAGACAAAGACCTTCGCGATGTGCGTCGCAAGCGCATCTCGATGGTGTTTCAGCACTTCGCCCTGTTGCCGCACCGCACGGTGCTCGACAACGTGGCGTACGGCTTGGAAATTCAAGGGATGACCAAGGCGGAGCGTCAGCAGAAGGCGCTCGAATGGGTCGGACGTGTGGGCCTCACAGGCTGGGAAGACAAGCTCCCGAGTCAGCTTTCGGGCGGCATGCAGCAGCGCGTCGGCCTCGCCCGCGCACTCGCGGCCGATACGGACATTCTGCTGATGGACGAGGCGTTCTCTGCTCTCGACCCGCTGATTCGCCGCGAGATGCAGGAACAGCTTGTCGAACTGCAGCAGGAACTCGGCAAGACAATCATCTTCATCACCCACGATCTCAACGAGGCGATGTTCCTCGGTGACCGCATCGCGGTCATGCGCGACGGACGCATCGTGCAGATTGGCGCTCCAGACGACATTCTCACCGACCCGGCGAACGACTACGTCGCGCAGTTCGTGCAGGATGTCGACCGCGCACGCGTTCTGACAGCATCCGGTGTCATGGAACCCGCGCGCTCGGTGATCACGGCAACGGCCGGCCCGCGTGGCGCGCTGCGCACGATGCGGGACCTGCAGACCTCCGCGGCGTTTGTCGTCGGCAACGGACGCAAGCTTCTCGGTGTTGTCCGCGACCGCGACGTGATGCGCGCCGTCAAGGATGGTGAGAAAGACATCATGTCGATTCTGCGCCACGACACTCCGACCGTCTCGCCCGACCAGCACCTGGTTGACCTCTTTGGCATCTCTGCCGAGTCGACGCTTCCCGTTGCCGTGATCGATGACGAAGATCGCCTGCTCGGCGCCATACCTCGCGTCACGCTTCTCGCGTCGCTGGGCAACGTGCCGTCGACGACGACCGAGATTCCCGTTGTCGAGCCGGCCTCGACGATTCCCGTTGAGACGATGACCGAGACGCTGCTCGAGTCCGGCGGTGAAGAGGCAACCGCCGACGAAACCGCCGCCTCGAACGAAGGGAGTGCCAACTGA
- a CDS encoding histidinol-phosphate transaminase, with protein sequence MAPEDASRLPNASHVRLRPEIVATPPYRQGKPAAPDAFKLSSNENPFPPLPGVIEAIVTATDVNRYPDAAATELRQRLAAEHGVDENEIHVGAGSVALLSQFIQAAAGPGDEVLYSWRSFEAYPGLVTVSGATSVQIPNDSAGAHDLDAMAAAITDRTRVVIVCTPNNPTGAIVTADAFAAFMQQVPPQVLVLLDEAYAEFVRDENAVNGLDVIERYPNVVVLRTFSKAYGLAGLRVGWALGSEQLLDAARASAIPLSVTGTAQAAAIASLQRADELLERVDTLVERRDHIVAQLRGQGWAIPETQANFVWLPTGDETDAAAATFTEHGIVSRPFAGDGIRISIGEPESVDKLLAAAEVIVNSLPSGHGARTIG encoded by the coding sequence ATTGCCCCCGAAGACGCCAGCCGGCTTCCCAACGCATCGCACGTGCGACTGCGTCCCGAGATCGTCGCGACCCCGCCCTACCGTCAGGGCAAGCCCGCAGCCCCCGACGCATTCAAGCTGTCGAGCAACGAGAACCCGTTTCCTCCGCTTCCCGGGGTGATCGAGGCGATCGTCACGGCCACCGATGTCAACAGATACCCGGATGCCGCCGCCACCGAGTTGCGCCAGCGCCTCGCCGCAGAGCATGGCGTCGATGAGAACGAGATTCACGTGGGTGCCGGGTCGGTCGCCCTGCTCTCTCAGTTCATTCAGGCTGCAGCGGGACCGGGCGATGAGGTGCTCTACTCGTGGCGCAGCTTCGAGGCGTACCCGGGACTCGTGACGGTTTCCGGAGCAACGAGCGTGCAGATTCCCAACGACAGCGCCGGCGCGCACGACCTCGACGCGATGGCCGCCGCCATCACCGATCGCACTCGCGTTGTGATCGTGTGCACGCCAAACAATCCGACGGGCGCGATCGTCACTGCTGATGCCTTCGCCGCATTCATGCAACAGGTTCCACCGCAGGTGCTCGTGCTGCTCGACGAAGCTTATGCCGAGTTCGTTCGCGATGAGAACGCGGTGAACGGCCTCGACGTCATCGAGCGCTACCCCAACGTCGTGGTGCTGCGCACATTCTCGAAGGCCTACGGCCTTGCAGGGCTGCGCGTCGGCTGGGCACTTGGCTCTGAGCAGTTGCTCGACGCCGCTCGTGCCTCCGCCATACCGCTGTCTGTCACGGGCACGGCTCAAGCCGCGGCCATCGCATCTCTCCAGCGCGCAGACGAGCTGTTGGAGCGCGTTGACACCCTCGTCGAGCGTCGCGACCACATTGTGGCGCAGCTCCGCGGGCAGGGCTGGGCGATTCCGGAAACGCAGGCAAACTTCGTGTGGCTGCCGACGGGAGATGAGACGGATGCCGCGGCAGCGACGTTCACCGAGCATGGAATCGTGTCGCGGCCGTTCGCCGGTGACGGCATCCGAATCAGCATCGGCGAGCCAGAATCTGTCGATAAGCTCCTAGCGGCGGCCGAAGTGATTGTGAATTCCCTCCCATCCGGTCACGGCGCAAGGACCATAGGTTAG
- a CDS encoding ABC transporter permease produces MEFRLPLGDWIEVFSEFITDTLSGLFDVIATIFGGFYDGVDVLFAAPPFWVIIIILAVLGFFARGWVFAVGTAIGLVVILSVDQWENAMHTLALTLVAAAIAVIIAIPVGIWAARSETASAIIRPILDFLQTMPAFVYLIPAIILFSVGVVPGIVATIIFAIAPGVRLTELGIRGVDAEVVEAGQAFGASPRRILFQIQLPLARPSIMAGVNQVIMLSLSMVVIAAMVGAPGLGGPIVQSLQSIDLGLGFESGLSVVILAIVLDRLTATLGGGGKKKRAKSPASNDASQQASDDAEQAEAAGPKRAPAAGISGL; encoded by the coding sequence ATGGAATTCAGACTTCCCCTCGGTGACTGGATCGAAGTATTCAGCGAGTTCATTACAGATACTCTCAGCGGTCTCTTCGATGTCATTGCCACAATCTTCGGCGGGTTCTACGACGGAGTCGACGTGCTTTTCGCCGCGCCGCCTTTCTGGGTGATTATCATCATCCTTGCCGTGCTCGGATTCTTCGCGCGCGGATGGGTGTTCGCCGTCGGCACAGCGATCGGACTCGTCGTCATCCTCTCCGTCGATCAATGGGAGAACGCGATGCACACGCTCGCGCTCACCCTCGTTGCTGCCGCCATCGCCGTGATCATCGCTATTCCGGTCGGAATCTGGGCTGCGCGCTCTGAGACGGCGTCAGCGATCATCCGCCCGATTCTCGACTTTCTGCAGACGATGCCCGCATTCGTCTACCTGATTCCGGCGATCATCCTGTTCAGCGTCGGAGTCGTCCCCGGCATCGTGGCGACAATCATCTTCGCCATCGCGCCCGGCGTGCGACTGACCGAGCTCGGCATTCGCGGAGTCGATGCTGAAGTCGTCGAGGCAGGGCAGGCGTTCGGCGCATCGCCACGCCGCATCCTCTTTCAGATTCAGCTGCCACTTGCCCGCCCGAGCATCATGGCCGGTGTCAATCAGGTGATCATGCTCTCGCTGTCGATGGTCGTCATCGCGGCGATGGTTGGGGCACCTGGTCTTGGCGGGCCCATCGTTCAGTCGCTGCAGTCAATCGACCTCGGACTCGGTTTCGAATCGGGTCTCTCCGTCGTGATTCTCGCAATCGTGCTCGACCGCCTGACGGCAACGCTCGGCGGCGGCGGCAAGAAGAAGCGGGCGAAGTCCCCGGCCTCAAACGACGCCTCGCAGCAGGCATCGGATGACGCGGAGCAAGCTGAAGCTGCGGGCCCCAAGCGGGCGCCGGCGGCCGGGATTAGCGGGCTCTAA
- a CDS encoding metal ABC transporter solute-binding protein, Zn/Mn family → MHKRSIAALIAAPAVILALAGCQSTDAAEQSDALTIVASTNVYGDIATAIAGDAADVTSIIDSSAQDPHSYEASAQDRLAVSKADIVIENGGGYDGFMDDLIGDSDPAILNASELSGLMPDADEHEHADEESHEEGHEHEGHDHIEGFNEHVWYNFDAMGHLAEHIAEELSDIDPDNAGTFDDNYADFSAQLESLHESLHTIGDTAEGAAVLITEPVPLYLLDDAGLDNKTPEAFSEAVEEGTDVSASAMQEMLGLVESGDIALLAYNEQTSGPITEKVKDAAESADVPVVSFTETLPDGEGYISWMTANIDSLSEVFAA, encoded by the coding sequence ATGCACAAACGCTCAATCGCCGCTCTCATCGCCGCTCCCGCTGTCATTCTTGCGCTCGCGGGGTGCCAATCGACGGATGCTGCAGAGCAGAGTGATGCGCTCACTATCGTCGCCTCGACAAATGTGTACGGCGATATCGCAACGGCGATCGCTGGCGATGCCGCCGACGTCACATCGATCATCGACTCAAGCGCCCAGGACCCTCATTCATACGAGGCCAGTGCGCAGGACCGTCTCGCGGTCAGCAAGGCTGACATCGTTATCGAGAACGGCGGAGGGTACGACGGCTTCATGGATGACCTCATCGGGGACTCCGACCCCGCCATCCTGAACGCCTCTGAGCTCTCAGGCCTCATGCCCGACGCTGACGAGCACGAGCACGCTGACGAGGAGAGCCACGAGGAGGGCCACGAGCACGAGGGCCACGACCACATCGAGGGCTTCAACGAGCACGTCTGGTACAACTTCGACGCCATGGGGCACCTCGCCGAGCACATCGCTGAAGAGCTGAGCGACATCGATCCGGACAACGCAGGCACGTTTGACGACAACTACGCCGACTTCTCGGCACAGCTCGAGAGCCTGCACGAGTCCCTGCACACGATCGGTGACACCGCTGAGGGGGCGGCCGTGCTGATCACCGAGCCCGTGCCGCTCTACCTGCTCGACGATGCCGGCCTCGATAACAAGACACCGGAGGCCTTCAGTGAGGCTGTCGAAGAGGGCACAGACGTCTCAGCATCCGCGATGCAGGAGATGCTTGGTCTCGTCGAATCCGGAGACATCGCTCTGCTCGCATACAATGAGCAGACGAGCGGCCCCATCACCGAGAAGGTGAAGGATGCCGCAGAATCAGCGGATGTTCCCGTGGTGTCGTTCACCGAGACCCTGCCTGACGGCGAGGGATACATCAGCTGGATGACCGCCAACATCGACTCCCTGAGCGAGGTCTTCGCCGCGTGA